In a genomic window of Equus przewalskii isolate Varuska chromosome 4, EquPr2, whole genome shotgun sequence:
- the AHCYL2 gene encoding adenosylhomocysteinase 3 isoform X17 — protein MPALMALRKRAQGEKPLAGAKIVGCTHITAQTAVLMETLGALGAQCRWAACNIYSTLNEVAAALAESGFPVFAWKGESEDDFWWCIDRCVNVEGWQPNMILDDGGDLTHWIYKKYPNMFKKIKGIVEESVTGVHRLYQLSKAGKLCVPAMNVNDSVTKQKFDNLYCCRESILDGLKRTTDMMFGGKQVVVCGYGEVGKGCCAALKAMGSIVYVTEIDPICALQACMDGFRLVKLNEVIRQVDIVITCTGNKNVVTREHLDRMKNSCIVCNMGHSNTEIDVASLRTPELTWERVRSQVDHVIWPDGKRIVLLAEGRLLNLSCSTVPTFVLSITATTQALALIELYNAPEGRYKQDVYLLPKKMDEYVASLHLPTFDAHLTELTDEQAKYLGLNKNGPFKPNYYRY, from the exons ATGCCGGCACTGATGGCTTTGAGGAAGAGAGCTCAAGGAGAAAAACCTTTGGCTGGAGCCAAAATTGTGGGTTGCACACACATCACTGCTCAGACTGCT GTGCTTATGGAAACTCTGGGTGCTCTGGGGGCACAGTGCCGATGGGCTGCCTGCAACATCTATTCCACTCTCAATGAAGTGGCTGCTGCTCTAGCAGAAAGTG gtTTTCCTGTCTTTGCCTGGAAAGGAGAATCAGAAGATGACTTTTGGTGGTGCATTGATAGATGTGTGAATGTGGAAGGCTGGCAGCCAAACATG ATCTTGGATGATGGAGGGGATCTTACTCACTGGATTTATAAGAAGTATCCCAACATGTTTAAGAAAATCAAGGGCATAGTAGAGGAAAGTGTTACTGGAGTCCATAG GCTGTACCAGCTATCCAAAGCTGGGAAGCTGTGTGTTCCAGCCATGAATGTCAATGACTCAGTCACCAAACAGAAATTTGACAACCTCTATTGTTGCCGTGAATCAATTCTTGATGG ACTTAAAAGGACAACAGACATGATGTTTGGTGGAAAGCAGGTGGTAGTCTGTGGCTATGGAGAG GTGGGGAAGGGGTGCTGTGCTGCCTTAAAAGCCATGGGCTCCATTGTGTATGTAACTGAGATTGACCCCATCTGTGCTCTTCAAGCCTG TATGGATGGATTTCGATTGGTGAAATTAAATGAAGTCATCCGACAAGTGGATATTGTTATTACCTGTACAG GTAACAAGAATGTGGTAACCAGAGAGCACTTGGATCGCATGAAGAATAGCTGCATCGTTTGTAACATGGGACATTCCAACACGGAGATTGATGTG GCGAGTCTACGGACACCAGAACTGACCTGGGAGCGAGTGAGATCCCAGGTTGACCATGTAATATGGCCTGATGGCAAGAGGATAGTATTGCTGGCAGAG GGCCGTCTGCTGAACCTAAGCTGCTCCACAGTGCCTACATTTGTGCTCTCAATCACTGCTACTACTCAG GCTCTTGCCTTGATAGAGCTTTACAATGCTCCTGAGGGTCGCTATAAGCAGGATGTCTACCTGTTGCCCAAGAAAATGG ATGAGTATGTGGCGAGCCTACACCTGCCCACCTTTGATGCCCACCTGACAGAGCTGACAGATGAACAGGCCAAGTATCTGGGACTCAACAAGAATGGGCCCTTCAAGCCTAATTACTACAG gTATTAA